Below is a genomic region from Nitrospirota bacterium.
TTATAAAGGCAAGAAGGAATAGGCTTGAGACAAGCCCTCTATTCCTGAGGCTTATGCTCTATGCGATTCCGCTTCCGTACATAGCCACCCAGATCGGCTGGATAGTGGCCGAGGTCGGACGACAGCCGTGGCTGGTCTACGGCGTGCTTAAGACATCAAGCGGAGTATCCGGTGCTGTATCTGCCTCTCAGGTAATGGCATCCCTCGCTGGCTTTACTGTCATATACGGCCTTCTTGCCGTCATAGACATATATCTCCTTACAAAGTACTCAAAGAAAGGGCCCGCGGCCATACGGGTCGCAGAAAATGCCGGAGAGGGGTTAGGAACCCCTGCCGGGGAGGTGTAAGATGGAATTCTATCAGGTGATATGGTTTGTCCTCTGGGGAACGCTCTGGGCGGTCTATTTCACGCTCGACGGCTTTGACTTCGGCGCGGCCATCCTCCAGAAGTTCATAGCCAAAAGCGACGACGAAAAACGGATGATCAGCCGGAGCGTGGGCCCGGTCTGGGACGGAAACGAGGTCTGGCTCCTCACGGCAGGAGGAGCAACATTCGCGGCATTCCCGACAGCGTATGCTTTAATGTTCAGCTACCTCTACTCGGCCCTTCTGCTCATACTCTTCTCTTTGATATTCAGAGGCATAGCGCTTGAGTTCAGGGAAAAGGCTGAGTCCGCGAGCTGGAAAAGGTCATGGGACAACACGGTCTGCATAAGCAGTTTTCTGCTTTCTCTTCTTTTCGGGGTGGCCTTCGGCAATATCTTTCAGGGGCTTCCGATGGACGATAAAGGTTACCACGGCTCGCTAATCTCCCTTCTTAACCCTTACGGGCTTCTTACGGGGGTGTTCTTCGTCCTTCTATTTGTGGAGCACGGGGCGCTTTATATTGCCGTGAAGATAGATAATCCACTAAGCGAGAGGGCCGCCAAGGTCGCGGGCAAGCTCTGGTACGCTCTTTTGACCGTTGCCGTTATTTTTCTTGTCTTTACGGCATTCGCTACCAAGCTCTACGCCAACTATCTTGCGACGCCCGCTTTCTTTGTTGTTCCTTTTGCCGCGGTGCTCGCACTCTTAGGAACAAAGATATTCGCCGCGCGGGGCTCTTATCTTAAAGCGTTCTTCTCCTCGGCTACTACGATACTCTCAGTCACATTTACTGGAGTGATAGGGCTCTATCCTAACCTTATTCCATCGAGCCTGAACCCG
It encodes:
- the cydB gene encoding cytochrome d ubiquinol oxidase subunit II, with product MEFYQVIWFVLWGTLWAVYFTLDGFDFGAAILQKFIAKSDDEKRMISRSVGPVWDGNEVWLLTAGGATFAAFPTAYALMFSYLYSALLLILFSLIFRGIALEFREKAESASWKRSWDNTVCISSFLLSLLFGVAFGNIFQGLPMDDKGYHGSLISLLNPYGLLTGVFFVLLFVEHGALYIAVKIDNPLSERAAKVAGKLWYALLTVAVIFLVFTAFATKLYANYLATPAFFVVPFAAVLALLGTKIFAARGSYLKAFFSSATTILSVTFTGVIGLYPNLIPSSLNPEYSLTIFNSSSSAYTLKIMTAVAFIFVPIVIAYQIWVYRVFRNKITAKDITEEESY